AACACAGATTTGAACTCAAGACCGCAAACACGGAGATTGGGTGTCGTTAAACTAATTGATCATTGGCTCTCTTTTAAACATGATCTAACACAGAGAGTTAGTGGTTTATTTAGGTAGGTCTACTGTAGGGCTTAGTTTGAGAAGTGAAGAAGCAAGGTTTCATGTGTGAATGATCTAAAACTCTAAACTCTAAACTCTAAACAGTATAATCAAACTTGTTCTCATCCTTTTGCCATTATTAACAAAACGCAGAAGCTTCGGGTACAGGATTCGTGTTGCAGCCTTGGTTCTAAATCAAAACCTGTAAATCTATTAATATGTCAActgttatatatattatatatatacatgaatagCTGGGTCACAAAAGGCCACTTCATCTCCTATTCctagaagaaataaaattagcTCAATGTGGAGGATCTTCAATGATACTCAAAAGGTTCACTTAATTCCATCTCTTGGCATTCTTTGttccttttgattttgacTTTGCTTGCTGAAATGCCTGCATCTTTTGCTTCTTCCGAGCTTCCTTTTCAGCCTATAGAGGAAAACAAACATAGTATCGGCTCAGATTGCTGCACTGAAATATATGAATTTCTTCATTTCATAATGGACAAAAGCTTACCTTAGACATCTTCGATTTGGCTTTCACTTTCGGAGCCTTTTCTTCAATCTCTGCCTCGCGCTCAAGCTCCCTTTCCCTAGCATCAAGATTCTTCTCCAGATAATACTGCAGGTCATAAAAGTTCAAGGTTAGAATCACTGATCAAATAAGCAACTGCATAATCAATTTAGTGTTTGAATAAACTCCAGACTCTCTAAATGGGATCACAACTGCTCAATAAGTTTTCTGTCTGCTTAGATTACAAATGAAAGAAGGATTAAGCAAACGGATCCATGTCACGGCATGATAATTCTACTTTGTTACTTGACTAATTAGGAAATTGATATGATGGTATCAAATCATCCTAGGACGACAATTAAGGGCATAACAATCTGCTAAGGAGGATCAATCTGAGTAAACTATCAAGTTAAATACTTCATGAATCATAATTTGGTTGAGGCTCAGCTGCAAGATGCTGATAAAATCTTCGACTTCAGcctatttctttttgaaaattattaagaTAAATCCATGAATTACATACTTTAATTCGGGTACAGTACGGGTAGATAGAATGCTTACATTGTAATCGCCTGCATAATTTTGCAACTTGCGATCTTTAACTTCCACTACTCTATTAACTATTTGCTTTATGAAGTATCGGTCATGAGAAACTGTGATGACAGTGCCCTTGTACTCCGTTATTGCCTCCTGAAGTAACAATTAGAGGCCATATTATAGGCAAGTGATGCTGAGAAGCTGAAGTAATACAAAACATTCATTGTAGACAGagaatggaaagaaaaatgtgagatATACCTCAAGCATCTCTTTTGAAGGAATATCCAAGTGATTTGTTGGTTCATCCAGAACTAGCAGAGTCGATGGCTTTACCATGAACTTGCAAAAGGCAAGGCGTGCCTAACAAAAGTGAACGACAAACTGTTAAACCATCATCTTGTTCAGCAATCAATTGATTCTTTCTTGCCCTCCATTTGTTTTGGGATATTGACACATTTACTTAGGTACAAAGAACTGACAAATTTCAGTTACAATCCCTTTAAATTACCTTCTCGCCACCACTCAAGAGGGAAACCTTTCTATCAAGCATATCAGATTTGAAATTACAACGCCCAAGGAGACCCTTTATATCATCAAGTCTCCAGTCCTCTGCAGCTTCTTCTACAGTCTCAAGCactgttttatttaaatcaaGTGCCTCAGCCTAAAAATACATGAAATAGGTTAACACCAGCAATATTGCCACGCAAAGCAAAttgtaaaaaacaaagaaacttagataaaatggaaataaaaattaatgtgAGGAAATCTAGAAGCATGAAggtattaattaaatcaaattaccattatataaattatagtAACGCACCTGATTTTGCTCAAAATAGTTTGGGAGGACATTATGCTCGCCAATCTCAACTTCACCTGCTATTGGCTTTTGTAAACCCATTATTAGTTTCAGCAAAGTACTCTTTCCACATCCATTTGGGCCAATAATGGCAATTTTCTCTCCCCTTTCAATTGTAAGATTTGCCCTGTTAAATAGGACCTGGTACAAATCACAGATTGACAAATATTAACTACTTGTCCCATTTCTCTTCAACAAAGTATAAAATTTGCAGATGAATAGtttaaaaatacatatgtCAACCCACCTTATCCTCAAAGCCGAATTCCAGATTCTTTATTGTTGCAACAAATCTTCCGCTTCGTCCCCGCTCAGGAAACCTGATCTTCATTTGTTTCCTCTGGAACGGCCTTTCAATTAGATCCTCTTCCTGAAGTTTCTCCAGCTTCTGTTGTTGGCAAGGGAGAGAGTGTTAGATAAAGAATTGAAGTGGGCAGTAAAATGATTAAATATCATGCCATAGAGAGCAATACATACAAATATTTTAGGGACATCAAATAGATATAATTAGCAATCATGTATGTTTAGCATTTCTATTGAGTATCATGATGAACAAGAAGCATTAGGtatcaaaaattaaataaagaaaagtttatGCAACATTTAGTTTGTTTGGCTAAACAACAATGATTGGATGAGACAGACTACAAGCCCACTGAACGAACAGTTTGAGAAACAAATTGTTTTGGAATGAATATTTCTCACCACTCTTAAGTGTTCATGactgagaaaagaaaattaaagcaGCTAGGTTGTATTGTTGTTAAACAGAGAAAATGATGCAACACCATCCAACTGTAACTAATTGTCCAGGTTAGATTGGTGTATTTAGTTTCTTTTGGAATTGCACCTCAATTTATGTGCTAGTCTGGTAAATCTCAGTGTACCTTTTCAGCGGAAGAAGCACGGCCGGAATTTGCTCCAGCACCCAACCTTTGTATCAAGTCTTTTGTCTGCTCAATTTCCTTCTGCTGCTTCTCCCAAGCAGCATTTTGAGTTTCAATCCATGCTGCCTTTGCAATAAAATACTCAGAGTAATTTCCATCATATGTCCTGGAGACACCCATATCAGTTTCCACTATTTTTGTACACAACTGATCAAGAAAAGCTCGATCATGAGATATGATAACCATTGGCACATCTTGCTGATTGAGATAATCCTCAAGCCACTCAATTGTGTCAAGGTCAAGGTGATTAGTCGGCTCATCCAAGAGTAGTAAATCCGGCTCCTGAAGATAAAACATGGTGCAATGATCAACAGTTGAACCACTAAACATTCTAAGTCAGCTTACACATTCTATCCATATTACCATGTGAAAAATGGATTAAACCACTAATGATTAGTCTGCTAactttttgtgttgtttgtcATATTCGCCTCACATAAACAAATATCATAAGTTGTATGAAACAAATATTTGTTGGAAACAGCATTTCGCTCTTCAGAAGTTTATGTTAGCAATTTCCTTATAAACTACTAATAAACAATTGCCCTGAAACCATTTTCTGCAATAACAAAAAGGGGCATAATACTGTCGTAGCAAGAATGAAAATCATGTAGAAAGATATCCATCCATGcataagaaaaacttgaagcTAATATTCAGCTTCCTACACCAACATAGATCATCCAACACATAAAATACCCCTGATGAATAGGATAGTTAATATACCTGAAGTAAAATCTTTCCAAGTGACATTCTCATCTGCCAACCACTGCTAAATGAGGCCACCAATCTATCCGAATCCTCCGGAGCAAACCCAAGTTCAGGCATCAACTTATTAATCTTTGCATCAACCATATCCAAGTCAACTGCCTGTGCCCGATTCTGAAGCTTATCAAACTCA
This sequence is a window from Prunus dulcis unplaced genomic scaffold, ALMONDv2, whole genome shotgun sequence. Protein-coding genes within it:
- the LOC117613110 gene encoding ABC transporter F family member 5-like encodes the protein MDLTSKIHRLDLRSSFLTGSTPFDARMTAFPPRLCSVSIRIAAQSTRGNNTNSIKTTHLYKPRRPNAKIPTRISALAVETSVAETTADNDIESLFSDNSKNEFEHKRGKKNSNSGASGISSGVKLENVRKSYKGVTVLKDVSWEVKKGDKVGLVGVNGAGKTTQMRIIAGLEEPDSGNVIKAKPNMKIAFLSQEFEVSLSRTVKEEFMSAFKEEMEIAEKLEKVQKALENSVNDLELMGRLLDEFDKLQNRAQAVDLDMVDAKINKLMPELGFAPEDSDRLVASFSSGWQMRMSLGKILLQEPDLLLLDEPTNHLDLDTIEWLEDYLNQQDVPMVIISHDRAFLDQLCTKIVETDMGVSRTYDGNYSEYFIAKAAWIETQNAAWEKQQKEIEQTKDLIQRLGAGANSGRASSAEKKLEKLQEEDLIERPFQRKQMKIRFPERGRSGRFVATIKNLEFGFEDKVLFNRANLTIERGEKIAIIGPNGCGKSTLLKLIMGLQKPIAGEVEIGEHNVLPNYFEQNQAEALDLNKTVLETVEEAAEDWRLDDIKGLLGRCNFKSDMLDRKVSLLSGGEKARLAFCKFMVKPSTLLVLDEPTNHLDIPSKEMLEEAITEYKGTVITVSHDRYFIKQIVNRVVEVKDRKLQNYAGDYNYYLEKNLDARERELEREAEIEEKAPKVKAKSKMSKAEKEARKKQKMQAFQQAKSKSKGTKNAKRWN